A window of Cryptomeria japonica chromosome 3, Sugi_1.0, whole genome shotgun sequence contains these coding sequences:
- the LOC131080007 gene encoding pentatricopeptide repeat-containing protein At2g16880 isoform X3, whose amino-acid sequence MEGERNLRADVVTYNTLLNGYCKRGMMKEARAFLQEMVERGVLPNRSTYNTVISGYCGIGKVGEAFALRELMVRNDVLPDVVTYNLLIGGLCKVGRVDEAFSLKNEMVERGLQPGVLTYNRLIHGLFGVGKGFEAFRLHDEMVSQGIRPSEVTYNTLVNGLCKEGKMEEAEKLFREKVEGGFCPTAVVYNTLIDGYCKAGNMVGAFRMLDEMAGNGLLGDKYTYSVIIDWLCKENKLVDADGLFRKMLAKGFVPDEVVYCTLIDGHCKANNIEGALNLWNEMVGNEIYPNDATYNALIDGLCKQDHTERASCALDEMIGRGLIPCCAAFNAVIHAHCKDGNLEKAFELHNQMVEHSFEPDSITYNVLINGLCKNRKVDKAAKLFCMLIDKDRPVDGVTYNTLINGHCKEGNIEAALKLLDELEARGIRPGVVTYNSLFSGFCEQGKLQEAYELLYKMVENNISPDSITYDTFMKCHCEGGELDEALKLHLKLLAHGLNPTVVTYNILISALCQEGRMQEANHLFKEMLGRGVPPNRMTHNALINGLCKDQK is encoded by the coding sequence ATGGAGGGCGAAAGAAATCTGAGAGCTGATGTGGTTACTTACAATACTCTTCTTAATGGTTACTGTAAAAGGGGAATGATGAAAGAGGCTAGGGCTTTTCTTCAAGAAATGGTGGAGAGAGGGGTTTTGCCTAACCGTAGCACATATAATACGGTTATTAGCGGTTACTGTGGAATTGGTAAAGTTGGGGAGGCATTTGCTCTTCGTGAATTGATGGTAAGAAATGATGTTTTGCCGGACGTTGTGACTTATAATTTGCTTATTGGTGGGCTCTGTAAGGTTGGGAGAGTGGACGAGGCtttttctttgaagaatgagatggtGGAACGGGGATTGCAGCCTGGGGTGCTGACTTACAACAGGCTTATTCACGGGCTTTTTGGAGTAGGGAAGGGTTTTGAGGCATTTAGACTGCATGATGAGATGGTAAGTCAGGGGATTAGGCCTAGTGAGGTTACGTACAATACCTTGGTGAATGGACTTTGCAAGGAGGGAAAGATGGAGGAAGCAGAGAAACTCTTtagggaaaaggtggaaggaggCTTTTGTCCAACTGCTGTTGTGTATAATACTTTGATTGATGGATATTGTAAAGCTGGAAATATGGTGGGTGCTTTCAGAATGCTGGACGAAATGGCAGGAAATGGTCTCTTGGGCGATAAGTATACTTATAGTGTGATCATTGACTGGCTTTGTAAGGAAAATAAGTTGGTTGATGCAGATGGTCTTTTTCGCAAGATGTTGGCCAAAGGTTTTGTTCCCGATGAGGTTGTTTATTGTACACTTATTGATGGACACTGCAAGGCAAATAATATTGAGGGGGCATTGAATCTCTGGAATGAAATGGTTGGGAATGAAATTTATCCTAATGATGCAACTTACAATGCTCTCATCGATGGACTTTGTAAACAGGACCATACAGAAAGAGCAAGCTGTGCTTTGGATGAAATGATTGGAAGAGGTTTGATTCCTTGCTGTGCTGCTTTTAATGCAGTGATCCATGCACATTGTAAGGATGGTAATTTAGAGAAGGCTTTTGAGTTACATAATCAAATGGTAGAGCATTCCTTTGAGCCTGATAGCATTACATATAATGTGCTCATTAATGGACTTTGCAAGAACAGAAAAGTGGATAAGGCAGCAAAGCTCTTTTGCATGTTGATTGATAAAGATAGGCCTGTTGATGGTGTTACTTATAACACACTGATAAATGGGCACTGCAAAGAAGGTAATATAGAGGCTGCATTGAAGCTTCTTGATGAACTGGAGGCACGGGGTATCAGGCCTGGTGTTGTAACTTACAATTCTCTTTTCTCCGGATTTTGTGAACAAGGCAAactgcaagaagcatatgaactttTGTACAAAATGGTCGAGAACAACATCTCTCCTGATAGTATTACTTATGATACATTTATGAAATGTCACTGTGAGGGGGGAGAACTTGATGAGGCATTGAAGCTGCACTTAAAATTATTAGCACATGGTCTTAACCCCACTGTTGTAACATATAATATTCTTATCAGTGCTCTCTGTCAGGAAGGCAGAATGCAGGAAGCAAATCATCTTTTCAAGGAGATGTTAGGAAGGGGTGTGCCCCCCAATCGAATGACCCATAATGCATTGATCAATGGACTATGCAAAGACCAGAAATGA
- the LOC131080007 gene encoding pentatricopeptide repeat-containing protein At2g16880 isoform X1 has product MIIYRKIRTRLISNTSFHLYFHSTSTAKNDEDEEELINRTVEKLKTLDLNALHEIASCHLNPSQVSKIILKCSRSDVRVALWFFRLCGKLEGFSHTVESYTALIHKLTLAGMFFDAKTLIRQYILDNKSRDPLLLYNDKLLLESFNPAMIDLLIRTYAETGKLSEAIHVFNRIIALGIKPRVLSCNALINVLAKSSRPDAAWEIYSSMLRTGARPDAHTLNMLIHGFCIQGKLRQANEVLDEMEGERNLRADVVTYNTLLNGYCKRGMMKEARAFLQEMVERGVLPNRSTYNTVISGYCGIGKVGEAFALRELMVRNDVLPDVVTYNLLIGGLCKVGRVDEAFSLKNEMVERGLQPGVLTYNRLIHGLFGVGKGFEAFRLHDEMVSQGIRPSEVTYNTLVNGLCKEGKMEEAEKLFREKVEGGFCPTAVVYNTLIDGYCKAGNMVGAFRMLDEMAGNGLLGDKYTYSVIIDWLCKENKLVDADGLFRKMLAKGFVPDEVVYCTLIDGHCKANNIEGALNLWNEMVGNEIYPNDATYNALIDGLCKQDHTERASCALDEMIGRGLIPCCAAFNAVIHAHCKDGNLEKAFELHNQMVEHSFEPDSITYNVLINGLCKNRKVDKAAKLFCMLIDKDRPVDGVTYNTLINGHCKEGNIEAALKLLDELEARGIRPGVVTYNSLFSGFCEQGKLQEAYELLYKMVENNISPDSITYDTFMKCHCEGGELDEALKLHLKLLAHGLNPTVVTYNILISALCQEGRMQEANHLFKEMLGRGVPPNRMTHNALINGLCKDQK; this is encoded by the coding sequence ATGATTATATACAGGAAAATAAGGACGAGATTAATATCAAACACTTCATTCCATTTATACTTCCATTCGACTTCCACTGCTAAGAACGACGAGGATGAAGAAGAATTGATAAACAGAACAGTGGAAAAACTGAAAACCCTGGACTTAAATGCCTTACACGAAATAGCCTCTTGTCATCTCAACCCTTCCCAAGTGTCCAAAATCATTTTAAAATGCAGCAGGTCGGACGTTCGAGTGGCGCTGTGGTTCTTCCGGTTGTGTGGCAAACTCGAAGGATTCAGCCACACGGTCGAATCCTACACTGCCCTAATTCACAAGCTAACCCTTGCAGGGATGTTCttcgatgcaaaaaccctaatacGGCAATACATTTTGGACAACAAGAGCAGGGACCCTTTACTACTCTACAACGACAAGCTTCTTCTAGAAAGTTTCAACCCTGCAATGATTGATCTGCTTATCAGAACCTACGCCGAAACCGGTAAGCTCTCAGAAGCAATTCATGTCTTTAATCGCATAATTGCCTTAGGCATAAAACCTAGGGTTTTATCCTGCAATGCCCTCATTAATGTCCTTGCTAAATCCTCCCGCCCCGACGCTGCCTGGGAAATTTATTCCAGCATGCTACGAACGGGAGCACGACCAGATGCGCACACTCTTAATATGTTGATCCATGGATTTTGCATTCAGGGAAAGTTAAGACAAGCAAATGAGGTTTTAGATGAAATGGAGGGCGAAAGAAATCTGAGAGCTGATGTGGTTACTTACAATACTCTTCTTAATGGTTACTGTAAAAGGGGAATGATGAAAGAGGCTAGGGCTTTTCTTCAAGAAATGGTGGAGAGAGGGGTTTTGCCTAACCGTAGCACATATAATACGGTTATTAGCGGTTACTGTGGAATTGGTAAAGTTGGGGAGGCATTTGCTCTTCGTGAATTGATGGTAAGAAATGATGTTTTGCCGGACGTTGTGACTTATAATTTGCTTATTGGTGGGCTCTGTAAGGTTGGGAGAGTGGACGAGGCtttttctttgaagaatgagatggtGGAACGGGGATTGCAGCCTGGGGTGCTGACTTACAACAGGCTTATTCACGGGCTTTTTGGAGTAGGGAAGGGTTTTGAGGCATTTAGACTGCATGATGAGATGGTAAGTCAGGGGATTAGGCCTAGTGAGGTTACGTACAATACCTTGGTGAATGGACTTTGCAAGGAGGGAAAGATGGAGGAAGCAGAGAAACTCTTtagggaaaaggtggaaggaggCTTTTGTCCAACTGCTGTTGTGTATAATACTTTGATTGATGGATATTGTAAAGCTGGAAATATGGTGGGTGCTTTCAGAATGCTGGACGAAATGGCAGGAAATGGTCTCTTGGGCGATAAGTATACTTATAGTGTGATCATTGACTGGCTTTGTAAGGAAAATAAGTTGGTTGATGCAGATGGTCTTTTTCGCAAGATGTTGGCCAAAGGTTTTGTTCCCGATGAGGTTGTTTATTGTACACTTATTGATGGACACTGCAAGGCAAATAATATTGAGGGGGCATTGAATCTCTGGAATGAAATGGTTGGGAATGAAATTTATCCTAATGATGCAACTTACAATGCTCTCATCGATGGACTTTGTAAACAGGACCATACAGAAAGAGCAAGCTGTGCTTTGGATGAAATGATTGGAAGAGGTTTGATTCCTTGCTGTGCTGCTTTTAATGCAGTGATCCATGCACATTGTAAGGATGGTAATTTAGAGAAGGCTTTTGAGTTACATAATCAAATGGTAGAGCATTCCTTTGAGCCTGATAGCATTACATATAATGTGCTCATTAATGGACTTTGCAAGAACAGAAAAGTGGATAAGGCAGCAAAGCTCTTTTGCATGTTGATTGATAAAGATAGGCCTGTTGATGGTGTTACTTATAACACACTGATAAATGGGCACTGCAAAGAAGGTAATATAGAGGCTGCATTGAAGCTTCTTGATGAACTGGAGGCACGGGGTATCAGGCCTGGTGTTGTAACTTACAATTCTCTTTTCTCCGGATTTTGTGAACAAGGCAAactgcaagaagcatatgaactttTGTACAAAATGGTCGAGAACAACATCTCTCCTGATAGTATTACTTATGATACATTTATGAAATGTCACTGTGAGGGGGGAGAACTTGATGAGGCATTGAAGCTGCACTTAAAATTATTAGCACATGGTCTTAACCCCACTGTTGTAACATATAATATTCTTATCAGTGCTCTCTGTCAGGAAGGCAGAATGCAGGAAGCAAATCATCTTTTCAAGGAGATGTTAGGAAGGGGTGTGCCCCCCAATCGAATGACCCATAATGCATTGATCAATGGACTATGCAAAGACCAGAAATGA
- the LOC131080007 gene encoding pentatricopeptide repeat-containing protein At2g16880 isoform X2 has translation MLRTGARPDAHTLNMLIHGFCIQGKLRQANEVLDEMEGERNLRADVVTYNTLLNGYCKRGMMKEARAFLQEMVERGVLPNRSTYNTVISGYCGIGKVGEAFALRELMVRNDVLPDVVTYNLLIGGLCKVGRVDEAFSLKNEMVERGLQPGVLTYNRLIHGLFGVGKGFEAFRLHDEMVSQGIRPSEVTYNTLVNGLCKEGKMEEAEKLFREKVEGGFCPTAVVYNTLIDGYCKAGNMVGAFRMLDEMAGNGLLGDKYTYSVIIDWLCKENKLVDADGLFRKMLAKGFVPDEVVYCTLIDGHCKANNIEGALNLWNEMVGNEIYPNDATYNALIDGLCKQDHTERASCALDEMIGRGLIPCCAAFNAVIHAHCKDGNLEKAFELHNQMVEHSFEPDSITYNVLINGLCKNRKVDKAAKLFCMLIDKDRPVDGVTYNTLINGHCKEGNIEAALKLLDELEARGIRPGVVTYNSLFSGFCEQGKLQEAYELLYKMVENNISPDSITYDTFMKCHCEGGELDEALKLHLKLLAHGLNPTVVTYNILISALCQEGRMQEANHLFKEMLGRGVPPNRMTHNALINGLCKDQK, from the coding sequence ATGCTACGAACGGGAGCACGACCAGATGCGCACACTCTTAATATGTTGATCCATGGATTTTGCATTCAGGGAAAGTTAAGACAAGCAAATGAGGTTTTAGATGAAATGGAGGGCGAAAGAAATCTGAGAGCTGATGTGGTTACTTACAATACTCTTCTTAATGGTTACTGTAAAAGGGGAATGATGAAAGAGGCTAGGGCTTTTCTTCAAGAAATGGTGGAGAGAGGGGTTTTGCCTAACCGTAGCACATATAATACGGTTATTAGCGGTTACTGTGGAATTGGTAAAGTTGGGGAGGCATTTGCTCTTCGTGAATTGATGGTAAGAAATGATGTTTTGCCGGACGTTGTGACTTATAATTTGCTTATTGGTGGGCTCTGTAAGGTTGGGAGAGTGGACGAGGCtttttctttgaagaatgagatggtGGAACGGGGATTGCAGCCTGGGGTGCTGACTTACAACAGGCTTATTCACGGGCTTTTTGGAGTAGGGAAGGGTTTTGAGGCATTTAGACTGCATGATGAGATGGTAAGTCAGGGGATTAGGCCTAGTGAGGTTACGTACAATACCTTGGTGAATGGACTTTGCAAGGAGGGAAAGATGGAGGAAGCAGAGAAACTCTTtagggaaaaggtggaaggaggCTTTTGTCCAACTGCTGTTGTGTATAATACTTTGATTGATGGATATTGTAAAGCTGGAAATATGGTGGGTGCTTTCAGAATGCTGGACGAAATGGCAGGAAATGGTCTCTTGGGCGATAAGTATACTTATAGTGTGATCATTGACTGGCTTTGTAAGGAAAATAAGTTGGTTGATGCAGATGGTCTTTTTCGCAAGATGTTGGCCAAAGGTTTTGTTCCCGATGAGGTTGTTTATTGTACACTTATTGATGGACACTGCAAGGCAAATAATATTGAGGGGGCATTGAATCTCTGGAATGAAATGGTTGGGAATGAAATTTATCCTAATGATGCAACTTACAATGCTCTCATCGATGGACTTTGTAAACAGGACCATACAGAAAGAGCAAGCTGTGCTTTGGATGAAATGATTGGAAGAGGTTTGATTCCTTGCTGTGCTGCTTTTAATGCAGTGATCCATGCACATTGTAAGGATGGTAATTTAGAGAAGGCTTTTGAGTTACATAATCAAATGGTAGAGCATTCCTTTGAGCCTGATAGCATTACATATAATGTGCTCATTAATGGACTTTGCAAGAACAGAAAAGTGGATAAGGCAGCAAAGCTCTTTTGCATGTTGATTGATAAAGATAGGCCTGTTGATGGTGTTACTTATAACACACTGATAAATGGGCACTGCAAAGAAGGTAATATAGAGGCTGCATTGAAGCTTCTTGATGAACTGGAGGCACGGGGTATCAGGCCTGGTGTTGTAACTTACAATTCTCTTTTCTCCGGATTTTGTGAACAAGGCAAactgcaagaagcatatgaactttTGTACAAAATGGTCGAGAACAACATCTCTCCTGATAGTATTACTTATGATACATTTATGAAATGTCACTGTGAGGGGGGAGAACTTGATGAGGCATTGAAGCTGCACTTAAAATTATTAGCACATGGTCTTAACCCCACTGTTGTAACATATAATATTCTTATCAGTGCTCTCTGTCAGGAAGGCAGAATGCAGGAAGCAAATCATCTTTTCAAGGAGATGTTAGGAAGGGGTGTGCCCCCCAATCGAATGACCCATAATGCATTGATCAATGGACTATGCAAAGACCAGAAATGA